Proteins found in one Flavobacterium channae genomic segment:
- the rpiB gene encoding ribose 5-phosphate isomerase B — MKISIGNDHAGPDYKKAIVQYLEEKGHTVFNHGTDTFDSVDYPDFGHPVAYDVESKKADLGIVICGSGNGIAMTVNKHQDIRAALCWTKEIAALARQHNDANIISIPARYTSIQQAVEMVDTFLNTPFEGGRHGNRVKKIACK, encoded by the coding sequence ATGAAAATTTCAATTGGAAATGACCACGCTGGTCCAGATTATAAAAAAGCGATTGTTCAATATTTAGAAGAAAAAGGACATACGGTTTTTAATCACGGAACCGATACTTTTGATAGCGTAGATTATCCCGATTTTGGTCACCCAGTAGCCTACGATGTAGAAAGTAAAAAAGCCGATTTAGGAATCGTAATTTGTGGTTCTGGAAACGGAATTGCTATGACGGTTAACAAGCACCAAGATATTCGTGCCGCTTTATGTTGGACAAAAGAAATTGCTGCTTTAGCACGCCAACATAACGATGCTAATATTATAAGTATTCCTGCACGTTATACTTCTATTCAACAAGCTGTTGAAATGGTAGATACTTTTTTAAATACTCCATTTGAAGGCGGAAGACATGGTAATCGTGTGAAAAAAATCGCTTGTAAATAA